In Crassostrea angulata isolate pt1a10 unplaced genomic scaffold, ASM2561291v2 HiC_scaffold_115, whole genome shotgun sequence, the following are encoded in one genomic region:
- the LOC128169304 gene encoding uncharacterized protein LOC128169304, producing the protein MDRSSPMSPNHFLNAFLFLVYEISFERTVSSPRTPKRVYSLTDICCLCGFSFVVKEIDREGNVQVKKLFRLKLKVTEEKRNIIQEVMSIHSSAEGVCVKCFSKVENIFKYRREIAVMVSQFEESMRKFKLKATPESSTWKKRALRSPEVSAPELKNTCRSDVTKHGTTQPLHMGHKGTEFKQAKKSLKFVAEDVHAVQHPTEGFKQTSSISSISAEIQHPRLADVTLLEAKRSVLAKTTYRDILPDPKGMHQHLPTIFF; encoded by the exons ATGGATCGCAGTTCTCCAATGTCACCAAACCATTTTCTAAATGCTTTCTT ATTTTTGGTTTACGAAATAAGTTTTGAGAGAACCGTTTCTTCGCCGAGGACACCTAAACGAGTGTATAGCTTGACTGATATATGCTGTCTTTGTGGGTTTTCGTTTGTTGTAAAGGAGATAGATAGAGAGGGCAATGTTCAGGTGAAGAAATTATTCCGATTGAAATTAAAGGTGACAGAGGAAAAGCGAAATATTATTCAAGAAGTGATGTCCATACATTCTAGTGCAGAAGGTGTATGCGTGAAATGCTTTAGCAAAGTcgaaaacatatttaaatacaGAAGAGAAATCGCAGTCATGGTATCGCAATTTGAAGAAAGTATGAGGAAATTTAAACTGAAGGCAACACCGGAATCATCAACCTGGAAAAAACGAGCTCTGCGATCACCAGAG GTGTCTGCCCCAGAACTAAAGAACACCTGCAGGTCAGATGTTACTAAACATGGTACCACTCAACCACTTCACATGG GTCACAAGGGTACAGAATTCAAACAAGCAAAGAAGTCACTTAAGTTTGTTGCTGAAGACGTTCATGCAGTTCAACATCCCACAGAAG GATTTAAACAGACTTCCTCAATTTCTTCAATCAGTGCAGAAATCCAACATCCAAGACTGGCAGAC GTAACTCTTCTTGAAGCAAAGAGGTCTGTTTTGGCCAAAACCACGTACAGAGATATTTTGCCAGATCCAAAAGGTATGCATCAGCATCTgccaactatttttttttaa
- the LOC128169306 gene encoding ATP-dependent DNA helicase RecQ-like: MCLKMAAPIETVTSSLGIKLKPQQLEILQSLLDGKDCMTVLPTGFGKSLPYQVFPLIQRERGRNGIVLVCCPLISLMKDQVERANAINGVTAAYKGQGLDREILSGKIDIVFASPESLLGDWRTELQHLDVTAIVIDEFHLISTWGQADEHIHKKAFRKWFGDIGELRSIFPNASLLALSATCTLKVQKRVLKVVSFKPGFTFVYLSPDKRNIKYVVKKVANDIEMRQMNQSKELHYLRFEKRRALQELLFLQMPWVWV, from the exons ATGTGTTTAAAAATGGCTGCGCCCATTGAAACGGTTACGAGTTCGCTCGGTATAAAATTAAAGCCACAACAACTGGAAATATTGCAGAGCCTTCTTGATGGGAAAGATTGCATGACCGTTTTACCGACTGGTTTCGGAAAATCTTTACCATATCAAGTGTTTCCGTTGATACAGAGGGAGAGAGGTCGCAACGGAATTGTTCTTGTTTGCTGTCCCCTTATTTCCTTAATGAAAGATCAGGTCGAGAGGGCAAATGCAATTAACGGTGTAACAGCAGCATATAAAG GTCAAGGTCTAGACAGAGAGATTCTAAGCGGCAAGATAGACATTGTGTTTGCAAGTCCCGAGTCACTGTTAGGTGACTGGCGAACTGAACTGCAGCATCTAGATGTCACAGCTATTGTTAtagatgaatttcatttaatttctacatG gGGACAAGCTGATGAACATATTCACAAGAAAGCATTTAGAAAATGGTTTGGTGACATTGGAGAACTGCGATCCATCTTTCCAAATGCATCTCTACTTGCTTTGAGTGCCACATGCACACTGAAAGTACAGAAACGTGTTTTGAAAGTGGTCTCTTTTAAGCCAGGCTTTACATTTGTGTACTTATCTCCTGACAAGAGGAACATTAAATATGTTGTGAAGAAAGTGGCGAATGACATTGAAATG AGACAGATGAATCAATCAAAGGAACTGCATTATCTTCGATTCGAGAAGAGGAGAGCCCTACAAGAGTTATTATTTCTACAAATGCCTTGGGTATGGGTGTAG